One genomic segment of Vibrio sp. SCSIO 43136 includes these proteins:
- a CDS encoding heme biosynthesis HemY N-terminal domain-containing protein, whose protein sequence is MIRLILLFVFLGAGLYVGTQFSGQQGYVLISIAERTIEMSVTTLVVLVVALLAILFGLEFIVKKILRASNATISWFSLRKLKRARRETNEGMILLMEGDWQSAEKKVTRLAKHHDTPLLCYLAAAEAAQGLGDTAKRDHYLTLASEQEDSDLAVILTRAKQQVADGAYQDALTTIGELHGRYNPIALKLQYQCYQALNQWSSLLELLPQVKKAKLINAEQQEQMTRAAHLGSLASVAEQQGSDGLMKAWEKLPRKLKQDRELILELVKQLVGRKADSQAYIILRDSLKKTPHDDLYAAIAQLDLPDIHPAVVLLQAALQRDGRNATVHSTLAQLLIRQENWGDAQQHLEQALKVRPLVIDYANLALVLEKQQQTQAANDVSRQALALVENL, encoded by the coding sequence ATGATTAGACTCATTCTGTTATTTGTCTTCTTAGGGGCCGGCCTCTACGTTGGCACCCAATTTTCTGGCCAACAAGGCTATGTACTCATTTCCATTGCAGAGCGCACCATTGAAATGAGTGTCACCACCCTAGTTGTGCTCGTCGTCGCATTGCTAGCGATCCTCTTTGGCTTGGAGTTTATTGTCAAGAAAATCCTTCGAGCCAGTAATGCCACTATCAGTTGGTTTAGTTTACGTAAGCTAAAGCGAGCACGCCGCGAAACCAACGAAGGTATGATTTTGCTGATGGAAGGTGACTGGCAATCAGCTGAGAAGAAAGTTACTCGTTTAGCCAAGCATCATGACACACCACTGCTGTGTTATCTTGCCGCTGCTGAAGCTGCGCAGGGACTTGGTGACACGGCCAAACGCGACCATTACCTGACTCTCGCCTCTGAGCAAGAAGACTCCGATCTGGCAGTGATCTTAACTCGAGCGAAGCAGCAAGTCGCCGATGGTGCCTACCAAGATGCTCTCACCACCATAGGTGAGCTGCATGGCCGTTACAATCCAATCGCCTTGAAACTGCAATACCAATGTTACCAAGCGCTTAATCAGTGGAGCTCATTACTTGAGTTGCTGCCACAAGTGAAAAAAGCCAAGCTGATTAACGCAGAGCAACAAGAACAAATGACTCGTGCCGCTCACCTAGGTTCTCTGGCTTCTGTCGCTGAGCAGCAAGGAAGCGATGGCTTAATGAAAGCGTGGGAGAAGTTGCCGCGTAAACTCAAACAGGACCGAGAGCTGATCTTGGAACTTGTAAAACAACTAGTGGGCCGAAAAGCAGATTCTCAAGCGTATATTATTTTGCGCGATAGCCTCAAGAAAACGCCTCATGACGATCTATATGCAGCAATAGCTCAGTTGGACCTGCCAGATATTCACCCTGCGGTGGTATTGCTACAAGCAGCCCTTCAACGCGACGGTCGCAATGCCACTGTTCACAGTACCTTGGCACAACTGTTGATCCGTCAGGAGAACTGGGGTGATGCTCAACAACATCTAGAGCAAGCACTGAAAGTTCGACCACTGGTCATCGACTATGCAAACCTTGCGCTAGTACTAGAGAAACAGCAGCAGACACAAGCGGCTAACGATGTTTCTCGCCAAGCTTTGGCGTTGGTAGAAAACTTGTAA
- a CDS encoding LON peptidase substrate-binding domain-containing protein: MNEIMLFPLRSVVLPRGMMHLRIFEPRYQRMVKEACLSQSGFGICMVEETQAISSKANVSSIGTLVNIVDFESLNDGLLGITVLGEKRFSVKRVWSDSDGLRRAEVEWLPEWAFPSTTPDHGFLIEQLEEIYEQIPRIGELYTQRYFDDPSWVTQRWLELLPLECDLFEQLAGAHDCLPALRFLTETIDAG; this comes from the coding sequence ATGAACGAGATCATGCTGTTTCCATTGCGTTCAGTGGTACTTCCACGAGGAATGATGCACCTGAGAATTTTTGAGCCTCGCTACCAGCGAATGGTCAAAGAGGCCTGCTTAAGCCAATCTGGTTTTGGCATCTGCATGGTGGAAGAAACCCAAGCGATAAGTAGCAAAGCAAACGTCTCCAGTATTGGGACTCTCGTTAACATTGTCGACTTTGAATCCCTTAACGATGGTTTACTCGGTATTACAGTGCTCGGAGAAAAGCGCTTCAGCGTCAAACGTGTATGGAGCGACAGTGATGGATTACGCCGGGCAGAAGTCGAATGGCTGCCAGAGTGGGCTTTCCCATCCACTACTCCCGATCATGGTTTCCTTATCGAACAGCTTGAAGAAATTTATGAGCAGATCCCACGCATTGGTGAGTTATACACCCAGCGTTATTTTGACGACCCAAGTTGGGTCACTCAGCGCTGGCTGGAGCTGTTACCACTAGAGTGTGATCTTTTTGAACAGCTAGCTGGAGCGCATGATTGTTTGCCTGCGCTGCGTTTCTTGACGGAAACCATAGACGCTGGCTAA